The following proteins are encoded in a genomic region of Chroococcidiopsis sp. SAG 2025:
- a CDS encoding transposase, whose protein sequence is MMSTNRKSRSCDLRIEDCLSQFNDKIDISQSPLTPPKHIRHKPQGNEPSFDLRTHLYRMSGVDFTQVDGLGVLTVQIILSEVGLDPSRFPTVKHFTSWLGAMSLAVALLVAKFKVLRLVL, encoded by the coding sequence ATGATGTCTACCAATCGCAAATCGCGCTCATGTGACCTAAGAATTGAGGATTGCTTAAGTCAATTTAACGATAAAATTGATATTTCCCAGTCTCCCCTTACTCCACCAAAGCATATTCGCCATAAACCTCAAGGCAATGAACCTAGCTTTGATTTGCGTACTCATCTTTATCGCATGAGTGGGGTTGATTTTACCCAAGTGGATGGTCTTGGTGTCCTGACAGTACAAATCATCCTTTCTGAAGTTGGTTTAGATCCCAGCCGATTCCCTACGGTTAAACACTTTACCTCTTGGCTTGGCGCAATGTCGCTGGCAGTCGCATTACTGGTGGCAAAATTCAAAGTTCTCAGACTCGTCCTGTAG